The following proteins are co-located in the Imtechella halotolerans genome:
- a CDS encoding cystathionine gamma-synthase, producing MKFNTKTIHGGQEHDKAYGAVMPPIYQTSTYAQSTPGGHKGYEYSRTHNPTRNALENALASIEGGNYGLAFGSGLAAIDAVMKLLKPGDEVISTNDLYGGSFRLFTKIFQNFGIKFHFVEMDSVSAVAALVNENTKLIWVETPTNPMMNIIDIVAVSELAKKYNLMLAVDNTFATPYLQQPLALGADIVMHSATKYLGGHSDVVMGALVVKDSEIADQLYFIQNASGAVCGPMDSFLVLRGIKTLHVRMQRHCENGRVIAEYLASHPSVEKVYWPGFESHPNHEVAKKQMTDFGGMISFVPKGAKYEDAIRIVERLKVFTLAESLGGVESLAGHPASMTHASIPKEIREQSGVVDALIRLSVGIEDSDDLIEDLRQAIEG from the coding sequence ATGAAATTCAATACTAAAACAATACATGGAGGGCAGGAGCATGATAAAGCATATGGGGCGGTTATGCCTCCTATTTATCAAACATCAACCTACGCTCAATCAACACCTGGCGGACACAAAGGGTATGAATATTCAAGAACACATAATCCTACACGTAATGCCTTAGAGAACGCACTGGCGAGCATAGAAGGAGGAAATTATGGGTTAGCCTTTGGAAGTGGATTAGCGGCTATAGATGCGGTGATGAAGCTATTGAAACCAGGGGATGAAGTAATTTCTACAAATGATCTTTATGGTGGAAGTTTTCGATTGTTTACCAAAATATTTCAAAATTTTGGGATTAAATTTCATTTTGTAGAGATGGACAGTGTATCGGCTGTGGCTGCCCTTGTCAATGAGAATACAAAGCTTATTTGGGTAGAGACTCCTACAAATCCAATGATGAATATCATTGATATTGTTGCCGTATCTGAATTGGCAAAAAAATATAACCTAATGTTGGCTGTTGATAATACTTTTGCAACACCTTACCTTCAACAACCCCTTGCATTAGGAGCAGATATTGTTATGCACTCAGCTACTAAGTATTTGGGGGGACATAGTGATGTAGTTATGGGGGCTTTAGTTGTTAAGGATTCCGAAATTGCAGATCAGTTGTATTTTATACAGAATGCTAGTGGAGCTGTCTGTGGACCTATGGATAGTTTTTTAGTGTTGAGAGGTATAAAAACATTGCATGTGCGAATGCAGCGTCATTGTGAAAATGGTCGAGTTATTGCTGAGTATTTGGCATCACATCCAAGTGTTGAAAAGGTGTATTGGCCAGGATTTGAGTCTCATCCTAATCATGAAGTGGCAAAAAAACAAATGACGGATTTTGGAGGTATGATTTCATTTGTTCCCAAAGGAGCCAAATACGAGGATGCAATTAGAATTGTTGAACGACTAAAGGTGTTTACTTTAGCAGAATCCTTAGGAGGAGTTGAGAGTCTTGCAGGACATCCAGCAAGCATGACTCATGCAAGTATTCCTAAAGAAATAAGAGAACAATCTGGAGTTGTTGATGCACTTATTCGTTTAAGTGTCGGTATAGAAGATTCAGATGACTTGATTGAAGATTTGCGACAGGCCATAGAGGGATAA
- a CDS encoding DUF3298 and DUF4163 domain-containing protein → MNKFFYFAFASCLFIACSKEQNITFTEKTLEAQSNDCLEQTCATVSITYPYIVASDSISHNINKEINRHIIQVLDSDETYNTTLISAEQAVDAFIKDFLVLKEKFPDSSFGYEAMITGSVSYQSKTIISLAFESYMFTGGAHGSSNVSFLNFDAQTGLLLDNSVLFSDLEKIKELAETYFRKQENLTPDASLNDAGYWFEENSFHLPASIGLTQNELILHYNPYEIASYADGPKTISIPIEELKNLLLF, encoded by the coding sequence ATGAATAAATTTTTTTACTTTGCTTTTGCAAGTTGCTTATTTATTGCATGTTCCAAAGAGCAAAATATTACTTTTACAGAAAAAACACTAGAAGCTCAATCCAATGACTGCCTTGAACAAACCTGTGCAACAGTATCTATTACCTACCCATACATTGTAGCAAGTGATTCTATATCTCACAATATCAATAAAGAAATCAACAGACATATCATTCAAGTTTTAGATTCAGACGAGACCTACAATACAACACTAATCTCTGCTGAACAAGCTGTAGACGCTTTTATTAAAGACTTTTTAGTTCTAAAAGAAAAATTTCCTGATTCATCCTTTGGTTATGAAGCGATGATAACTGGCTCAGTTTCATATCAATCAAAAACAATAATTAGTCTTGCCTTTGAAAGCTACATGTTTACTGGAGGCGCTCATGGATCATCAAATGTTTCTTTTTTAAATTTTGATGCTCAAACAGGTTTATTATTGGATAATAGTGTTCTTTTTAGCGATTTAGAAAAGATAAAAGAACTTGCTGAAACCTATTTCAGGAAACAAGAAAACTTAACTCCAGATGCCTCATTAAATGATGCAGGCTATTGGTTTGAAGAAAATAGCTTTCATTTACCTGCCAGCATTGGTCTAACTCAAAATGAACTAATTCTTCATTACAATCCGTATGAAATAGCTTCTTATGCTGATGGGCCTAAAACAATCTCCATCCCGATAGAGGAACTTAAAAACTTATTACTATTCTAA
- a CDS encoding arsenate reductase family protein produces MKHFYFLSSCDTCKRILKELELPNDFILQDIKNQPLSEKELESLHLLSGSYEKLFSKRARLYKERNLKDKKLSESDMKSLILEHYTFLNRPIIVINQTIFIGNSTKTIMAAKEVLHEQ; encoded by the coding sequence ATGAAACATTTTTACTTCTTAAGTTCTTGTGACACCTGTAAACGCATACTTAAAGAATTGGAACTACCCAATGATTTTATCCTACAAGACATTAAAAATCAACCTCTCTCTGAAAAAGAGTTAGAATCCTTACACTTACTAAGTGGTAGTTACGAAAAACTATTTAGTAAAAGAGCACGACTCTATAAAGAAAGAAACTTAAAGGATAAGAAGCTTTCTGAATCTGATATGAAATCTTTAATATTAGAGCATTACACATTTTTAAATCGACCAATTATAGTTATTAACCAAACCATTTTTATTGGTAACTCTACCAAGACAATAATGGCCGCTAAAGAAGTCCTACATGAACAATAG
- a CDS encoding DMT family transporter gives MNNRVFALLAATGEATIYGLNHSIAKGLMPEYIQPFGFILLRVLCAAILFWIISLFTKNEKIDRADWLRIIACSIFGMVINMLMFFKGLSLSTPINSSVIITITPILVLALGAFILKEKVTYLKVFGIFLGLVGALVLVLFGSEIRSDAPNIPLGNALFMINAASFGVYLVLVKPLTKKYRPFTLLKWFFLISLIINLPITYSEFSEVAWSSLPSKAIWMMIYVILGTTFLTYLLNMMALKELSPSTLSVFVYLQPFIAIIFAVITGSDHLNVIKITAAILVFTGVYFVTKKKTEYNA, from the coding sequence ATGAACAATAGAGTCTTTGCTTTACTTGCTGCAACTGGTGAAGCCACTATATACGGCCTGAACCATTCAATTGCGAAAGGGTTAATGCCTGAATATATTCAGCCGTTTGGTTTTATTTTGTTACGTGTTTTATGTGCTGCAATACTGTTTTGGATTATAAGTTTATTTACAAAAAATGAAAAAATTGATCGTGCTGATTGGCTTCGCATTATAGCTTGTTCAATTTTTGGAATGGTAATAAACATGCTTATGTTTTTTAAAGGTCTAAGTCTCTCAACACCCATTAACAGCTCCGTAATAATTACCATTACTCCCATATTAGTCCTAGCTTTAGGCGCTTTTATTCTTAAAGAAAAAGTAACTTATTTAAAAGTTTTTGGAATTTTCTTAGGACTGGTAGGTGCTCTTGTATTGGTATTATTTGGAAGTGAAATTCGCAGTGATGCTCCTAATATACCTTTAGGTAATGCATTATTTATGATTAATGCAGCATCATTTGGAGTTTATTTAGTTTTGGTAAAACCCCTTACGAAAAAATATCGCCCTTTCACTCTACTAAAGTGGTTCTTTCTGATTTCATTAATTATAAACTTACCTATAACCTATAGTGAATTTAGTGAGGTAGCGTGGTCATCACTTCCTTCAAAGGCTATCTGGATGATGATCTATGTAATATTAGGGACTACCTTTTTAACCTATTTACTCAATATGATGGCCCTCAAAGAATTATCGCCTTCAACCTTAAGTGTATTTGTATATTTACAACCTTTTATAGCAATTATATTTGCAGTTATAACTGGTAGTGACCATTTGAATGTGATTAAAATCACCGCCGCCATACTCGTATTTACTGGAGTATATTTTGTAACGAAGAAGAAAACGGAATACAATGCTTAG
- a CDS encoding acyl-CoA thioesterase, translated as MYLKEFEIRWNDIDANRHMANSAYISFAAHTRMSFLVENGFDHKVLANHNIGPVVFYEHMYYFKEVFPGKPVSVSLELTGLSDDGMFFEFRHNFYDFKGRNVAHCEMLGAWIDLGERRLIGLPEPLARLFDAIARPEDFKILTKEDTRKYAKKPIDLK; from the coding sequence ATGTATTTAAAAGAGTTTGAAATTAGATGGAATGATATAGATGCTAATCGACATATGGCCAATTCGGCTTATATTAGTTTTGCGGCACATACCCGGATGTCATTTTTGGTGGAGAATGGGTTTGATCATAAGGTATTGGCTAATCATAACATAGGCCCTGTAGTGTTTTACGAACATATGTACTATTTTAAGGAAGTTTTTCCAGGGAAACCAGTAAGCGTATCACTGGAGCTTACAGGTCTTAGTGATGATGGTATGTTTTTTGAATTTAGGCACAATTTTTATGATTTTAAAGGGAGAAATGTAGCACATTGTGAAATGCTTGGTGCATGGATAGATCTAGGAGAACGTAGGCTAATTGGATTACCGGAGCCACTTGCCCGATTATTTGATGCAATAGCCCGTCCGGAAGATTTTAAAATTCTTACCAAGGAAGATACACGAAAATATGCTAAAAAACCGATAGATTTAAAATAG
- a CDS encoding YheT family hydrolase: protein MPILSSTYSPPHLFKNGHFSTIWSGVYRTVQGINQFRERLILDDGDFMDLDWSFTSNGTSRKLIVLLHGLEGNAQRPYITGTAKYFNQRGYDACAVNFRSCSGVTNLLYQSYHSGVTNDLAEIFRHISTKKYNIVVAKGFSLGGNVLLKYLGEERQHPSIIKAAVGVSVPCDLYGSMIKLHQWYNLPYAIRFRKNLIDKLRLKQSSFPDYISDELLEKIETLRDFDELYTSKAHGFDNALDYYTKCSSLSVLHNINIPTLILNAANDSFLSSSCYPISIAKEHKTLFLETTEYGGHVGFYDIQNTYYNEKRSFHFVEEIAGLSAE from the coding sequence ATGCCTATTCTTAGCTCTACATATTCCCCACCCCATCTATTTAAAAATGGGCACTTCTCTACTATTTGGTCTGGGGTATACCGCACAGTTCAAGGAATTAATCAATTTAGAGAACGTTTAATCTTGGATGATGGTGATTTCATGGATTTAGACTGGAGCTTTACAAGTAATGGAACTTCTAGAAAATTGATTGTATTACTACATGGATTAGAAGGAAATGCCCAACGTCCTTATATAACTGGAACCGCCAAATATTTTAACCAAAGGGGGTATGATGCATGCGCAGTTAACTTTAGAAGCTGTAGTGGAGTAACAAACCTATTATATCAATCATACCATTCTGGCGTAACCAATGATTTGGCGGAAATATTTAGACATATTTCTACAAAAAAATACAATATAGTTGTTGCCAAAGGATTTAGTCTTGGAGGAAATGTATTATTGAAATATTTAGGTGAAGAAAGACAACACCCCTCTATCATAAAGGCAGCAGTAGGAGTCTCTGTTCCTTGCGACTTATATGGATCCATGATAAAACTACATCAATGGTATAATTTACCATATGCCATTAGATTCCGTAAAAACCTCATCGACAAATTAAGATTAAAACAATCTTCGTTCCCTGACTATATCTCAGATGAATTACTCGAAAAAATTGAAACCCTAAGGGATTTTGACGAACTTTATACCTCAAAAGCACATGGTTTTGACAATGCATTAGATTACTACACTAAATGTAGCTCTCTTTCTGTTCTTCACAATATAAACATCCCTACATTAATTTTAAACGCTGCTAATGACAGCTTTCTTTCCTCCAGTTGTTATCCAATATCCATAGCAAAAGAACATAAAACACTATTTCTAGAAACAACTGAATACGGAGGTCATGTAGGTTTCTACGACATCCAAAACACCTATTATAATGAAAAGAGGAGTTTCCATTTTGTTGAAGAAATAGCAGGGTTATCCGCAGAATAA
- a CDS encoding c-type cytochrome, with product MKNLLVLSLLILLFSCANKQDNKEGFQYQRTQKETTTPTQTKIKKTPVDLSNKGVGPISQVSFDPIINSSLVEKGRIIFQQKCTTCHFPDKKFIGPAMKGIYTKRSPEWVMNMIINPERMIKEDPIAEALFEEYNRTPMLNQNISEEDARAIAEYLRTL from the coding sequence ATGAAAAACCTACTTGTACTAAGTTTATTAATCTTACTTTTTTCTTGCGCAAATAAGCAAGATAACAAAGAAGGGTTTCAATATCAACGCACCCAAAAAGAAACAACTACACCTACTCAAACTAAAATAAAAAAAACACCAGTAGATTTATCCAACAAGGGAGTCGGTCCTATCTCACAGGTCTCATTCGATCCCATCATAAATTCATCCTTAGTTGAAAAAGGAAGAATTATTTTTCAACAAAAATGTACAACTTGTCATTTCCCTGATAAAAAATTTATTGGCCCTGCTATGAAAGGCATCTACACAAAAAGAAGTCCAGAATGGGTGATGAATATGATTATCAATCCAGAGCGAATGATAAAAGAAGACCCTATTGCAGAGGCATTATTTGAAGAGTATAATCGTACTCCAATGCTCAATCAAAATATCAGTGAAGAAGACGCTCGTGCAATAGCAGAATATTTGCGAACATTGTAA
- a CDS encoding YicC/YloC family endoribonuclease yields the protein MIQSMTGFGKSVIQLPTKKITIELKSLNSKSLDLNARIPSVYREKELEMRNLIASALERGKIDFSLYIEVTGEETSSQLNEAIIRAYISQLKNVVDGDQTELLKMAVRMPDALKTSREELDEKEYTSILKALKEAIEAISTFRSEEGSSLKKEFELRIGNIKSLLEDVKLMDPDRLQMVRERLDRAVSDIREKVDENRFEQELIFYLEKFDITEEKVRLENHLDYFLNTLNTADSNGRKLGFICQEIGREINTMGSKANYAPMQQLVVQMKDELEKIKEQILNVL from the coding sequence ATGATACAATCTATGACAGGTTTTGGGAAAAGTGTAATACAACTTCCTACCAAAAAAATTACTATTGAGTTAAAATCACTCAATAGCAAGAGTCTTGACCTTAATGCGCGTATACCTTCAGTATATCGTGAAAAGGAATTAGAAATGCGCAACCTTATTGCTTCAGCATTAGAAAGAGGAAAAATTGACTTTAGTCTATACATCGAAGTCACTGGAGAAGAAACAAGTAGTCAACTTAATGAGGCAATCATTAGAGCTTATATCTCTCAACTAAAAAATGTGGTGGATGGTGATCAAACTGAATTGCTTAAAATGGCTGTGCGAATGCCAGACGCCTTGAAAACTTCTCGTGAAGAGCTAGATGAAAAAGAATACACTTCCATACTTAAAGCATTAAAAGAAGCCATAGAGGCTATTTCTACATTCCGAAGCGAAGAAGGTTCTTCCCTTAAAAAAGAATTTGAATTGCGTATAGGAAATATAAAATCACTACTGGAAGATGTTAAATTAATGGACCCCGATCGACTACAAATGGTTCGTGAAAGACTTGACAGGGCCGTTTCAGATATCCGAGAAAAAGTAGACGAGAATAGATTTGAACAAGAATTGATTTTTTACTTGGAAAAATTTGACATAACAGAAGAAAAAGTCCGTTTAGAAAACCATCTTGACTATTTTTTAAACACCCTTAATACTGCTGACTCTAATGGCCGAAAGTTAGGTTTCATCTGTCAAGAAATTGGTCGTGAAATTAACACAATGGGATCTAAAGCCAATTATGCCCCTATGCAACAATTAGTAGTCCAAATGAAGGATGAATTAGAAAAAATTAAAGAGCAAATACTCAACGTATTATAG
- the gmk gene encoding guanylate kinase: MNKEKTKGKGGKLIVFSAPSGSGKTTIVKHLLGIEKLNLEFSVSATTREARGEEENGKDYYFLSLEEFKNHIKNEDFLEWEEVYRDNFYGTLKTEVERIWSLGKNVIFDIDVAGGLRIKKKLPEETLAVFVKPPSIDELKIRLKQRKTESEDKINMRIAKASVELATAPQFDRIIKNYDLATALAEAEELVDGFVNPKAE; encoded by the coding sequence ATGAATAAAGAAAAGACCAAAGGCAAAGGTGGAAAACTAATTGTATTTTCTGCTCCATCAGGAAGCGGTAAAACTACTATTGTCAAACATTTATTGGGGATTGAAAAACTAAATCTTGAATTTTCAGTTTCAGCCACTACACGAGAGGCAAGAGGAGAAGAAGAAAACGGCAAAGATTACTATTTTCTTTCCCTTGAGGAATTTAAAAACCACATCAAAAATGAGGACTTTTTAGAATGGGAAGAAGTCTACAGAGATAACTTTTACGGTACTCTAAAGACTGAAGTAGAACGAATATGGTCTCTAGGAAAAAATGTTATATTCGATATTGACGTGGCAGGTGGTTTAAGAATAAAGAAAAAACTTCCAGAAGAAACGCTGGCTGTATTTGTAAAACCTCCTAGTATCGACGAACTAAAAATCAGACTTAAGCAACGTAAAACTGAAAGTGAAGACAAGATCAATATGCGAATTGCAAAAGCATCTGTAGAACTTGCAACTGCCCCACAATTTGACAGAATTATCAAAAATTATGATCTTGCAACTGCACTTGCAGAGGCCGAAGAATTGGTGGACGGGTTTGTTAATCCAAAAGCAGAATAA
- the nadD gene encoding nicotinate (nicotinamide) nucleotide adenylyltransferase: MKKIGLFFGTFNPIHIGHLAIANHIAEHSDLNEIWLVVTPHNPFKKKTSLLDNYHRLEMVYLAIEGYDKLKPSDIEFRLPQPNYTTHTLAYLQEKHPNYEFALIMGEDNLNSFHKWKNYQAILEHHQIYVYPRLTSNLEQSMVPETNIHRIKAPIMEISATFIREEIKNGKNIKPLLPSKVWNYIDEMNFYR, from the coding sequence ATGAAAAAAATAGGTCTGTTTTTTGGCACTTTTAATCCCATTCATATTGGCCATTTAGCTATTGCCAATCATATTGCCGAGCATAGCGATCTAAATGAAATATGGTTGGTTGTTACACCTCACAACCCGTTTAAAAAAAAGACTAGTCTTCTGGATAATTACCATAGACTTGAAATGGTGTATCTTGCCATTGAAGGTTATGACAAATTAAAACCCTCTGACATTGAGTTTAGATTACCCCAGCCGAATTATACCACACACACATTAGCATATCTTCAAGAAAAACATCCTAATTACGAATTTGCGCTAATAATGGGCGAAGATAACCTTAATAGCTTCCATAAATGGAAAAATTATCAGGCAATATTGGAGCACCATCAAATTTATGTTTATCCCCGGTTAACCTCTAATCTTGAACAATCAATGGTACCCGAAACTAACATTCACCGGATTAAAGCCCCAATAATGGAAATTTCAGCCACATTTATTCGAGAAGAAATTAAAAATGGTAAAAACATCAAGCCCCTACTCCCGAGTAAAGTCTGGAATTATATAGATGAAATGAACTTTTATCGTTAA
- a CDS encoding dicarboxylate/amino acid:cation symporter, which yields MKSITSNLLFRVFIAILAGMLLEPYMPMAVRRILATFNTVFSEFLGFSIPLIILGLVAPAIADLGKGAGKMLLLTAAIAYGSTLFSGFMTYAAGISIFPGLIEATPDASSVVGSAKELKSYFSISIPPLMGVMTSLVLSFLIGMGLSFQEDSALGKSIQDFQKIIIGLIDKVIIPILPLYILGIFVGISFSGQVFQVLSVFVKIIGVIFALHVLLLLLQYIIAGFLTRKNPLRLLWTMLPAYATALGTQSSAATIPVTLEQAKKNGVSDRIAGFVIPLCATIHLSGSTMKIVACAMALMLMQGMPFTFSLFAGFIFMLGIAMVAAPGVPGGAIMAAIGILQSMLGFNEEAQALMIALYIAMDSFGTACNVTGDGAIAVIVNSITGKKELA from the coding sequence ATGAAATCCATAACTTCTAACCTACTTTTTAGAGTTTTTATAGCGATACTCGCAGGTATGTTGCTAGAACCCTATATGCCAATGGCTGTTCGTCGAATTTTGGCTACGTTTAATACTGTTTTTAGTGAATTTTTAGGATTTTCGATTCCGCTTATAATTCTTGGATTGGTGGCCCCTGCAATTGCTGATCTGGGGAAGGGAGCTGGAAAAATGCTATTACTTACAGCAGCCATAGCCTATGGTTCTACACTATTTTCTGGATTTATGACGTATGCTGCCGGTATAAGCATATTTCCTGGATTAATTGAAGCGACACCTGATGCATCCTCAGTTGTAGGTTCAGCTAAAGAATTAAAATCATATTTTTCTATCAGTATCCCTCCTTTGATGGGGGTCATGACTTCCTTGGTACTTTCGTTTTTGATTGGAATGGGTCTTTCTTTTCAAGAAGACTCTGCTTTGGGTAAAAGTATTCAAGATTTTCAAAAAATTATAATTGGTCTGATCGATAAGGTAATTATCCCTATTTTGCCTTTGTACATATTAGGCATTTTTGTGGGAATATCATTTAGTGGTCAAGTGTTTCAGGTGTTAAGTGTTTTTGTGAAAATAATTGGGGTTATTTTTGCATTACATGTACTTTTACTTTTGTTACAATATATTATAGCTGGGTTCCTAACAAGAAAGAACCCATTAAGATTATTGTGGACAATGCTACCAGCATATGCCACTGCTTTGGGAACTCAATCTTCTGCGGCGACTATACCTGTAACTTTGGAACAGGCAAAAAAAAATGGGGTTTCAGATCGCATAGCAGGTTTTGTTATCCCACTTTGTGCAACAATTCATTTATCTGGAAGTACCATGAAAATTGTGGCCTGTGCTATGGCACTTATGCTAATGCAAGGAATGCCTTTTACCTTCTCTCTATTTGCAGGTTTTATATTTATGTTGGGAATTGCAATGGTTGCTGCTCCTGGGGTACCAGGTGGAGCAATAATGGCTGCAATAGGAATATTACAGAGTATGTTGGGCTTTAATGAAGAAGCTCAAGCTTTAATGATTGCATTATATATTGCAATGGACAGTTTTGGTACTGCCTGTAATGTGACAGGAGATGGTGCGATAGCAGTGATTGTAAACAGTATTACTGGGAAGAAGGAGCTTGCTTAA
- a CDS encoding NAD(P)H-dependent glycerol-3-phosphate dehydrogenase: METNIKYAVIGGGSWATAIVKMLTTNESKVGWYMRSVYAKEHLLNAKHNPNYLSSVEFNTDKLLLTNDINEAVTYADYIIFAVPSAFLSSELEKLTVSLEGKVIFSAIKGIVPETGRIVGEHFHEKYQIPYDNIGVITGPCHAEEVALERLSYLTIACADAQKAKIIAKSVSSHYIKTKITDDIIGTEYAAVLKNIYAIAAGIAHGLGYGDNFQSVLMSNAIREMRRFIKRIHRMKRNINNSAYLGDLLVTGYSIFSRNRMFGNMIGKGYTVKSAMMEMNMIAEGYYATKSAHLINVEHKRKGKTPILNAVYEILYEGKDAKKVFQKLTDKLD, encoded by the coding sequence ATGGAAACGAATATAAAATATGCGGTTATTGGCGGAGGAAGCTGGGCCACTGCCATAGTAAAAATGTTAACTACCAATGAATCGAAGGTTGGATGGTATATGAGAAGTGTGTACGCTAAAGAACATCTTCTCAATGCAAAACACAACCCTAATTATCTTAGCTCGGTTGAATTTAACACAGATAAGCTATTACTCACTAATGATATCAACGAAGCTGTCACTTATGCAGACTACATTATATTTGCAGTTCCCTCAGCTTTTTTAAGTAGTGAATTGGAAAAACTCACAGTCTCTTTAGAAGGAAAAGTAATATTCTCGGCTATAAAAGGTATTGTACCCGAAACTGGACGAATTGTTGGTGAGCATTTTCATGAAAAATATCAAATTCCTTATGATAATATTGGGGTAATTACGGGTCCCTGCCATGCGGAGGAAGTCGCCCTTGAGCGCCTATCTTATCTCACTATTGCTTGTGCAGATGCACAAAAAGCAAAAATCATAGCCAAAAGTGTTTCTTCGCACTATATCAAAACTAAAATCACTGATGATATCATTGGCACAGAATATGCAGCAGTTCTTAAAAATATTTATGCCATAGCTGCCGGTATTGCTCATGGACTAGGTTATGGCGATAATTTTCAAAGTGTACTCATGAGCAATGCAATCAGGGAAATGAGACGTTTTATAAAACGAATTCACAGAATGAAACGCAACATTAATAATTCAGCATATTTGGGAGATTTACTAGTAACTGGATATTCAATTTTTAGCCGAAACCGTATGTTTGGTAATATGATAGGAAAAGGGTATACCGTAAAAAGCGCTATGATGGAAATGAATATGATAGCCGAAGGATATTACGCAACTAAAAGCGCTCATCTTATAAATGTTGAACACAAACGCAAAGGCAAAACACCTATTCTAAACGCTGTTTATGAAATCTTGTATGAAGGGAAGGATGCTAAAAAGGTATTTCAAAAACTTACGGATAAATTAGATTAA
- a CDS encoding aminopeptidase P family protein — MKYHPIDSQLFVKNRAKFMAQMKPKSLAVFNSNDIYPIGADSTMPFQQARDIFYLSGADQEETILLLFPEAKNPKHREILFVRETNEHIAIWEGEKLSKEAAFAVSGIKTVYWLTEFNKVFHDLMTEVENIYFNTNEHYRQAVETQTREDRFIEWCKKKYPAHKWERSNPILQQIRGVKEVQELELLQTACDITERGFKRVLSFIKPGVMEYEIEAEFMHEFLRNRSKGFAYTPIIASGFNANVLHYIENNQMCKDGDMLLMDVGAEYANYSSDMTRTVPVNGRFTARQKDVYNAVLRVKDEATAMLLPGTDWAEYHKEVGKIMTAELLNLGLLDKADVQNENPDWPAYKKYFMHGTSHHLGLDTHDYGALKTPMVANMVFTVEPGIYLPKENMGIRLEDDVVIQENGAPINLMKNIPITVEEIEDWMNK, encoded by the coding sequence ATGAAATATCACCCAATCGATTCGCAGTTATTTGTGAAAAATAGAGCTAAATTTATGGCACAGATGAAACCCAAAAGTTTGGCTGTTTTCAATTCTAACGATATTTACCCAATAGGTGCTGATAGTACCATGCCTTTTCAGCAAGCAAGAGATATTTTTTATTTAAGTGGTGCGGACCAGGAAGAAACAATTCTATTATTGTTTCCTGAGGCAAAAAACCCTAAACATCGTGAAATTCTTTTTGTTAGAGAAACTAATGAGCATATAGCTATTTGGGAAGGGGAGAAATTGTCTAAAGAAGCTGCTTTTGCTGTTAGCGGTATTAAAACAGTGTATTGGTTAACTGAGTTTAATAAAGTTTTTCATGACCTTATGACTGAGGTTGAAAATATATACTTCAATACTAATGAACATTATCGTCAAGCGGTAGAAACACAAACAAGAGAGGATCGTTTTATTGAGTGGTGTAAAAAGAAATATCCTGCTCATAAATGGGAGAGAAGTAATCCAATTTTACAGCAAATTAGAGGTGTAAAGGAGGTGCAAGAATTAGAATTATTACAAACAGCTTGCGACATAACTGAAAGAGGATTTAAACGCGTTCTTTCATTTATTAAGCCGGGTGTGATGGAGTATGAAATTGAGGCCGAATTTATGCATGAATTTTTGCGTAACCGATCGAAAGGATTTGCTTATACACCAATTATAGCATCTGGATTTAATGCAAATGTATTGCACTATATAGAAAATAATCAAATGTGTAAAGATGGTGACATGTTGCTTATGGATGTGGGAGCTGAGTATGCCAATTACAGTAGTGATATGACCCGTACTGTTCCGGTAAATGGTCGATTTACGGCTCGTCAAAAAGATGTTTACAATGCGGTATTAAGAGTAAAAGATGAGGCTACTGCTATGCTCCTACCTGGGACCGATTGGGCTGAATACCATAAGGAGGTAGGAAAAATAATGACAGCTGAATTATTAAACTTAGGGTTACTAGATAAAGCTGATGTGCAAAATGAAAACCCTGATTGGCCGGCATATAAGAAATATTTTATGCACGGCACTAGTCATCATTTGGGATTAGATACTCACGATTATGGTGCCCTTAAAACTCCAATGGTTGCTAATATGGTGTTTACTGTAGAGCCTGGAATATATTTACCTAAGGAAAACATGGGAATCCGTTTGGAAGATGATGTAGTAATACAAGAAAATGGAGCTCCAATAAATCTAATGAAAAATATTCCGATAACGGTAGAAGAAATAGAAGATTGGATGAATAAATAA